CCACTCACAGTTTCGGCGGTCCAGGTAGGAGTCCCGCCCAGGCTGTTGGCATTGCTGAGGATCCAGGAGTCGTATAGGAATCGGGTGCCGTTGATGGCGTTAATGCCCCCAAACATGATCATGCGGTTATGCGCTGAATCATATACCGTGCTCTGGCCGGTTCTACCGTTAGGAGGTGTGCCCGCCGGAGAAAACTCGCGCCACCGTGGCGTTCCCGCTTGCCCATTGGCGTTCGAGAGGGCCCACACGTCAGAGAAGCCGGCCCCGCCGGCATCGCCCGCGTAGATCAGCAAAACATTATTAACCGAATCGTAAATCGCGCTGCTGTTCTCGCGCGCCGCCGGAGGCGTATTCGCCGTATTCAGCTTCGTCCAGGTGGGCGTTCCGCCTTCCCCGTTGGCATTGGTAAGCACCCAGACGTCCTGAAAATATCCGGAGGCGCAATTCGTGCCGCCGAAAACGATCAGCACATTCTTCGTCGGGTCGTACACCGCAGTCTGGTTCATGCGAGCCGAAGGCTCCGTGCCCGATGGAGTCACGCTGATCCAGTCCGGCGTGCCATTAGCTGAGTTTGCGTCGTCCAGAAGCCAAACGTCACGCAGGCAGCTGGTGGTGCTGGAGCCGCCGCCAAAAATAATCATGCGATTGCTGTTGGAGTCGTAGATTCCGGTCTGTCCAAAGCGAGGAGCGGGAGGCGTGCCCGAAGGAAAAACCTGCACCCAATTGGTGCCGACGGAAGACGCCTGGCCAGCCGCCACAACGCCGACTTCGGACCAGACATCGTTCAGCGGGCCGACTCCGGAGGAAGCAGTCTGTCCGCCGAATACGATCATCTGATCGGTGGCCGCATCATAGCCAGCACTCGGGTGACCCCGTGGCGCGGGACCCTGTTGCGACCATGTGGATCCAGATCCTAATCCGTTAGCGTTGGTCAGTGAGAATACGTGATCGTCGGTAAAGGTCAGCGGAAGCTGGCTGGTGCCGCCGAAAATCACCATCGTGTTGGAGACGGGATCGTAGATCACGCTGTCGCTGGCACGATAGGGAGCGGTGTCGGTAGGCGTCAATTGCGTCCACGCTGGGCTACCTCCGATGCCGTTTGCATCGCTAAGAATCCATGTGTCATTTCTCGAGCTGCCGCTCATTCCACCGTGCACCACCATGCGATTATTCGCCGAATCGTAGATGGCGACCTGTCCGCTGCGTGCGATCGGCGCGGTGCCGCTGGGCGAGAGTTCGGTCCAGGTGGGAGTTCCGGTGGTTCCCGTGGCGTTGGCCAGGGTCCAGACGTCGTTAAACTTCGATGCGCCGCCGCCGGCGAAAACGGTCATGACGTGATGGACGGAATCATAGATTGCACTGGCCTGGGAGCGGCCGCCGGGTGCGGTGCCAAGGGGTTGCGCCTGAGCCCAGGTCGGCGTGCCGGTTGAGCCGTCGGCATTCGTGAGTATCCACAAATCATTGTAGTAGTGCCCGCTGCAATCGGTGCCGCCGAAGATCACCATCGTGTTTGCGCTGGGGTCATATACCGCGGTATGTCCCTCGCGGATCGGCGGCAGGGTTCCGGAAGCGACGAGCTGAGACCATGTGGCGGTACCCCCGACCGAATTCGGATTCTTCAAAATCCAGAGGTCATTGACGCAGGGTCCGGGGAAGCCGGTGCCGCCGCCGAAAACGATCATTCGATTCGAGGTGGGGTTATAAACGGCGGTGTGTCCGAAGCGATCGTGCGGCGGAAGTCCGGCTGTTGGGACCGCGATCCAGTTCAGGTTGTCGGCGGTCGCTCCCGAGGAAATCACATTCTTCACTGCCCACACGTCGTGGAAGTCAGTGACAGTGGGAGTGTGCTGGCCTCCAAAAACAATCATTTGGTTGGTCGAGGAATCGTAAATGGCAGTCGACTGGCTGCGGGTGCCGGGACCGTAGCGATTCCATTTTTGCGCCGTCGCAGAAATCGCCAGCAGGGTGCCCAGAGACAATAAAATCAGTGTTCTCAAAAAGAAAAAAGAATATGGCCGGGTCAAGGAAGCCCTCCGAAATACGGGCGCAGCCTGGGCTACGTCCGGGGGTGTCACTGGGTAGGGCCTTGTGGGGGACTACTGCAGCAAGCGCTACACGTCTAGGCAGAATAGGTCTGGAGCCAACGCGCGTCAAGATGCAAATTCCTTCATCTTGACACCCGAACGGCCCTCGGCCAGACTAAGACGCTTCGATTCGTGTGATTTTTTGAGCATGCGGCGATGCCTATCCCCTGAGGCATCTGAGCCTCCGTTCGCGGACACACGACACGTTCTTCAAGCCCAGGAGTGTCAACTCATGAAGATGTGGAGAGCACTCGCGTCCGCGAGCTTCCCCCTGACACTCTGCATTCTTGTTTGTTTTCCCGATCCCATCGCAAAGGCACAGGTCTGGACGCAATATGGCCCGGCGGCGCGTTTCGCGCATACGGCTGTGTTCGATCCGGTCACGAAGAAGATGATTATCTTCGGCGGGCAGGACAGCACTACCGGCACGGATCTCAATGATGTCTGGCTGGTCGATACCGGCACTTCGAAATTTGTCACGTCCACCAGCCTGTCGCCGACTGGTTCCATCCCATCAGGCAGATTCGGGCATGTGTCCACCTACGACCCCAACACAAATCGCATGACAGTTTTTGGTGGGGGCACGGGACGGCCCGGTCCTTGCGTGAACGACGCCTGGATCCTCGACGCCGCCAACGGCCAGAATGGCACGTCTACGTGGATTCCGATTTCCGCAGCAGGCGCCCCGCCAGCTGCGCGTTTGCATCACACCGGTGTCTACGATCCAAATACCAACTCCCTGATCGTATTCGGCGGCAGTAATTGTTCGACCGGATACTTCAACGACGTGTGGGTATTGAGCGACGCGAACGGAGAAAGCGGCAGCTCGACCTGGATGCAGCTCGCGCCCTCGGGCACGCCTCCGGCGGCACGCCAGAGTGCCAGCGCCATTTACGATCCCGTAAACAATGTTATGACGGTGTACGGGGGGGACGCGGGTTCCGCGAATTTTGGAGATGTCTGGGTGCTCTCAAATGCCAACGGCAGCGGCGGAACTCCGGTATGGACGCAACTATCGCCCACCGGAACATCGCCCGCTCCGCGCTCGGGTCAGACTGCGACTTATGACAGCACGCACGATCGCATGACTATATTCGGGGGATTTCATTTGTCGCAGACGCGATCCGACACTTTTGTATTGACCTTCGCCAATGGCATCGGCGGCACGCCTGCGTGGTCACAAATCGCGACCAAGGGTACTGCCCCGGCGGTTGGCTTTGCCAGTGCGGTGTACGACTCTTCGGTGAACGACCTGTATGTTTTTGCCGGATCGAGCAGCGAAGCCAAGCTGGCGGGTGACGATCACGCCTTTACGCTGAGCAGCGCCAATGGTCTGGGGACCAGTTCATGGACGCGCGGCGGGCCGCCCGCGCGCTATTCGCAATCGATGTTTTACGACGCTGTCGGCAACAGCCTGTTTGTAATGTTCGGGGAGCACGCGCAGACCAACACCAACTTTGACGACTACTGGCAGAGCAACGGCGTGAATGATTCCAGCAACATCAATTGGATCCCGATCAACGTGCAGGGCGCGCATCCGAAAGCGCGCTGGGGACAGTCGGCCGCTTATGACAGCGTGAA
Above is a window of Candidatus Sulfotelmatobacter sp. DNA encoding:
- a CDS encoding kelch repeat-containing protein, translating into MRTLILLSLGTLLAISATAQKWNRYGPGTRSQSTAIYDSSTNQMIVFGGQHTPTVTDFHDVWAVKNVISSGATADNLNWIAVPTAGLPPHDRFGHTAVYNPTSNRMIVFGGGTGFPGPCVNDLWILKNPNSVGGTATWSQLVASGTLPPIREGHTAVYDPSANTMVIFGGTDCSGHYYNDLWILTNADGSTGTPTWAQAQPLGTAPGGRSQASAIYDSVHHVMTVFAGGGASKFNDVWTLANATGTTGTPTWTELSPSGTAPIARSGQVAIYDSANNRMVVHGGMSGSSRNDTWILSDANGIGGSPAWTQLTPTDTAPYRASDSVIYDPVSNTMVIFGGTSQLPLTFTDDHVFSLTNANGLGSGSTWSQQGPAPRGHPSAGYDAATDQMIVFGGQTASSGVGPLNDVWSEVGVVAAGQASSVGTNWVQVFPSGTPPAPRFGQTGIYDSNSNRMIIFGGGSSTTSCLRDVWLLDDANSANGTPDWISVTPSGTEPSARMNQTAVYDPTKNVLIVFGGTNCASGYFQDVWVLTNANGEGGTPTWTKLNTANTPPAARENSSAIYDSVNNVLLIYAGDAGGAGFSDVWALSNANGQAGTPRWREFSPAGTPPNGRTGQSTVYDSAHNRMIMFGGINAINGTRFLYDSWILSNANSLGGTPTWTAETVSGTAPERYFHAAFYSTADNDLVVFGGDSQIGTEDHIFILSSANGLK
- a CDS encoding kelch repeat-containing protein, which encodes MKMWRALASASFPLTLCILVCFPDPIAKAQVWTQYGPAARFAHTAVFDPVTKKMIIFGGQDSTTGTDLNDVWLVDTGTSKFVTSTSLSPTGSIPSGRFGHVSTYDPNTNRMTVFGGGTGRPGPCVNDAWILDAANGQNGTSTWIPISAAGAPPAARLHHTGVYDPNTNSLIVFGGSNCSTGYFNDVWVLSDANGESGSSTWMQLAPSGTPPAARQSASAIYDPVNNVMTVYGGDAGSANFGDVWVLSNANGSGGTPVWTQLSPTGTSPAPRSGQTATYDSTHDRMTIFGGFHLSQTRSDTFVLTFANGIGGTPAWSQIATKGTAPAVGFASAVYDSSVNDLYVFAGSSSEAKLAGDDHAFTLSSANGLGTSSWTRGGPPARYSQSMFYDAVGNSLFVMFGEHAQTNTNFDDYWQSNGVNDSSNINWIPINVQGAHPKARWGQSAAYDSVNNRAMVFGGATGFPAPCVNDYWVMTTANNTGGKPAWVAQTPTGTLPGVRMRHSGVYDPATNRLIVFGGFNCQSTYYNDVWVLSNANAITGTPSWTKLTPTGTIPSARQSSSAIYNSSSNTLTIYGGDAGAAPFGDIWILFHANGTGGTPQWKQANPTGGAPVARSGHTATYDVTNDLMTIYGGYDGTHLLNDTWVLSDANGNGVLPKWTQIIPLTTAPARRFASAVYDPIHNQINIFGGVFELPSLPDDHLYSLTNANGQP